The DNA region TCACCAGTAAATGGAACTGAGATCTTAACCCGGATGCCCGCAACATAGTGCGGGCCGCCATTCATCGAGAAATACCGAGAAGGGTCACCGCTCACATCGACTTTTGTTTCCTCTCTCGTCATGGAGAGGTTTGTTTCATCAATAGTAAGCGGAACGATAACGAAATCGTTTCGGACGAGTTCGATCAGAGACGACTCTTCTTCGTTAAATAGGTCAGCCTCGGGTATTGCCTCAACCCGATCTGGAATTTTCGCGAAGTGGGCCCGTAGCGTGGCGTCTAGGTCGCCTTGGTAGAACAGGTAGTTTCGCGTACGTCCGTATGCCATCGAGGCTGCCCCCTTTAATGATGCTGTTGCCGCCGTAACCCCAACCACCAAGAAAACTCGGGATCATGGAGAGGTCGCGAATGCGCTGTTTCTCCTCACCAGTCAAATGCCTCGCTATCAGTATTAGCAAGGGGTCTGGTCTTGAATTATCAGGTTTCCTGATTAACTGTCTTGCTAACAGCTGTGTAATGCAATACTAGGACATTAAATAATTTATATTTCAAGACTCGACCCCATCTCACAAGCTCAGGTACGATTTAGGTGATGCGTGCCTTTGCTGTAGCAAAGGCACAGCGTGTCAAACGCTACCACAACGGGTTATTAGGTAACATCTCTGCCCACGCCTTACAACAGATCGGATGCCTCGACCAAGGTGCTTTCTGGCGGATTTGTGATGCCATATTCGTTCTTCAACCAGGTGGTGACGAAGCTCTTTCTACGGGACATGTCGAGACTCGCATATTTTGATCGAAATTTCGAGTGTCGCTTTTTATCGTCCAATGCTAGCTGTACCGCTTCGGCACAGTACCGCTCTACATTTAGTTGTTTAAGTACCTTGGTATCAAGCTCTTCAACAATGTCATGGGCTGCTTTTATTAGGGACGCCGTTTCTTTGAACGTTAGTGGCGCACCGCGTTCAGCTTTGTCGACCAAGCGATCGACGATTAAGCCGCGATATTTATCAGCAATGAAGGAAGCGGAATTTAATAGCGTTCGCCTCGTCACCTCTTGGACAGCATTGTCGTTTGCCTCATGAAATATGTTGTTTCGCCAAGTAATCAGCACATCAACAAGTGCGACTAGCTCTGAATTAACTTCATAGTACTGATTAACCAAGCCTAAACGTTTACTAACTGACCGACCAATTTCCTGGAGACCCTTTGACAACTCTGTGCTTTCGATACATCGAGGTTTTCTATCCAGCAAGCTGATGTACATATCGATCGAATCGACAGCCCAACCAAGAAATGATTTCATGACAAAATTTCTGCTTCGAATCACGGATGCAGATTTGTTTTTTGGATTCCACGAGGTCCGGAGGACTTCTGGCGCCGCTTCAACCTCCGAATTGTCCAGTGTGTGCAAGGCAATCAAAGACGTAACCAGAAAATGGTTCGCCTGTCCGAGGCGTGCTTTGAAACGAAGGCGAGCAGGAGTTGCTTTCATTTTGTGAAGTACAAGGAAGGAATCGAACCTTCGTCTTTCCCTTTGAAGAAGGCCATTTGGCCTCTATGAAGGGGAACGTCTTTCCAATTGGACCACAAGTACATTTTGCCAACTAACGTTAAAGCTCAGCTGACGCCCGCGAGCGCAGCAAGTAGGTAGTCTGCTGGAGCAATTCCCTATACATCATTATTTCCAACTATTGCCATAGCAATATCGTGTTTTTCACCTTCTGCAAATGAATCATCTGCAGTTTTACGGACAAACAAATCATATTGCTGCTGTATGTCATGAGCATTTCTCTCAATCATGAATTCATATCTTCTAGATTCACCAGAACCAACTGTCCCAGATATTTTAAGCACACCTTCAAATGGTGGAGTTAACGAAAAATTAATTATTAAAGGTTGCGCATTCGCTCCTGGTGGTAAGCGATATCCAGGTGCGCTTATAAGGCTAACCTGTCTACCGAAATCAATGCTACCTGTCCAATTAGCCCGATCAGGTATCTGAAATGTCATTCTTGAGTCATTGCCTGGTAATGATTGCATAAGGCATGTACAGAAAATATCGGAAGCAATTCCCGGCCCCTCATTATGAATTGCAAGACCAAACGAAATGCATAGTTCGATACCTCTGAGCTCTGGGATTGCGAGAATATATTGATGAAATACATGTGGCTGTGGCCTTCTCCCAAACATACCAGCTAGAACATCATGAGGTACTGGAATAAAGTCAGAGCCGGCACGAATAAGATATTTTTTATCTGGAAGCATTTGGTGTGGTGCCGAGTTGCTTTTCGGAATCAACGTAACTACAAAGCCTCTATTTTCACCGACATCAATCACGCAATTTTCAACACCAGAATGTGGTGGAACTGTGCAACCCGAACTTACGCCCTGCAATAAACTCGAAAATCTAGTTGGGTTATTTATGAAGACCTCAGTATGGGCGACGTCCGCGCCATCAACATCTAGGGAACAGTCAACGCCCCATACAATTACACCACCTTCTGAGTTTCCAAAGCCTGAAATTGCTTTTGCTAGATTCTTTCTGTCAATGTTAGATAATCTACGACCATTTCCATCATCAAAAGAGCGCTTAAAATCTAAGAATAGATCCTCTGATCTTCGTTCTGCAATGAATTCCTCTATTGCAGCCTGCCCGCACTCTTTAATACGTTCGTAAATTTCTAGACATCTTTCCATGGTTTACCTGCAAAAGCTTGGGGTCAGGTCTTGTATTGATACATTTGGCAATGTCTAATCATTGCCTTGCATCAATACAAAACAAAACCTAACCCCATTTCACTCCTTAGCGGTCATTGGTTATAAGATTTACCAGGATACTTCTTGTTGCGCTCTCGCACCTTCTCTAAATCCTCACATAGCTGTTTTCCGCCCTGCAGAATCCGCGGTGTGGCGCGGACCAGCAGATCACCGGAAATGCTAAACAGGTTGCCGGTATGCACTGCGCTTATCTGCGGCCAGCGTTGCCATTCCTTGAGGCGCGCGACGGCGCCGGGATCGTCGCCGGTGACGACGGCCTGGGGATCGCGGGCCAGCACTGCTTCCAGACTCACGGACGCGGCGGGTGCGGTCACATCATCAAAGATATTTCGGCCGCCGCAGAGTTCGAGCATGCGGCTGATGATCTGTTTTCCTCCGACGGTGTACAGCGGCTCGGCGGAAATCTCGTAGAACACGCGCACGGATCTGCGCCCGCCATATTGCTGCCGCAGCTTTCCCAGGCCGGCCAGAAACGCCTGCGCGGCAGCATGCGCTTCCGGTTCATGGCCCGTAGCCTTGCCGATGAGTTCGAGGTTGGTCGCAATGTCAGCGAGTCGGCGTGTACCGATGACAAGTACCGACAATCTCAGTGCACGCAGGCGTTCGATGGCTGAAACCGGTGTGCCTCCTTGCCACGCCAGAATCAGATCGGGCCTGAGCGCAACGATGCGTTCCAGATCGAAGCGGAAGGCATCGCCGATGCGCGGAAGTTTCTTGGCCGCCGCCGGATAATCGCTGTAACGGCTCGTGCCCACGAGCGAAGCGCCGGCGCCGGCGTCGTAAACAAGTTCCACAAGGTCCGGCGCGAGGCTGACGACACGTGTCGCGGGCGCAGCGAGCGTAAGCGATTGACCGTCAGCACCGCTAAGCGTAATGGCAGCGTGCACGAGCAAAGGGTGCCATGCCAACAGCAGAACCATCAGCAGGCAAAGACGGATACCCGCTTTCGCGGGTATGACGGATGCAATTCGCGCGCGGAAGGTTTTTACCACGCCCAGATGACGAGTGTCAGGAGCGCGTACACCACCATCCAGATGATGAGCGTGCGGCGCACCAGCACCAGCGCGGCGCGCAACCGCTCGGTGCCGGCATCCCGGCCGCTGGCGCGCAGCGCACCGAGTCCCGCGCACGCCAACAGATCCTCGTTCAACTGGTAAAACCTCATGGTGCTGTTGGCGTAAAACGTCTTGAGTTCGGAAAGCGCGTCCTCGAAACTGCCGGCCAGACCGTAACCCAGCGCCGCGAGATGCGCCGGGATCCAGGCGAGCACGCCGTGCAGGCGCCCCACCGCCTGGATGAATTCCGTGGAGCGCGGTTCCGCCGACGGCAGACGCCGCAGAAAATCCGTGCTGCGATACAACACCGCACCCGCCGGCCCGAGCAGCGCGAACCAGAACAGGATGCCGAACAGCCGCTCGTTGGCTTCGGAAAACACCGCGTGCGTCATGGCCTCCGAACAGGCGGCCGGTTCGGCCGGCGGCTTGGCACGCAACAAGGCGCGCGCCAGTTCCTCGGCGCGCTGGGTGTTGCCGGAGCGCACCGCCGCGATGTATTCATCGGCCTGGGCGTGCAAATCCTGCGGTCCCAGCGTCAGCAGCAGGATCAGCACCGCGAACGCAAAGCCGAGCCCGCCCCAGATGTGATCCAGCAGATGACCGATGAACAGGGTCACGACCGTGGGCACGAGCACGATCACCAGCACGCCGAAGCCCGCGCGCCAGAAATCCGCGGCCTGCGTCAGAAAGCCCAGGCTTTCGAAATACGCGTGAAACCAGCGCGGTCCGCGCAGGTGCTCGAGATGGCGCAGGGCCAGATCCAGCAGCAGGCTGACAAGCAAGGCAAGAAAACTCATGGCATTAGTAAAACCGTCCGCCCGCCGTTACGCAAGCTCGGCGCGCAGGCGCAGCCAGTCGAAGGCCGGGCCGGGATCGGTCTTGCGCCCCGGCGCGATGTCCGCATGCCCCACGATGCGCGCCAGTGTGATGCCGGGATAGGCCGTCATCAGCGCGCGGCTGACCTGGACCAGTTCGGCATATTGCCTGTCGGTATAAGCCACATCGTCGGCTCCCTCCAGCTCGATCCCGATGGAAAAATCGTTGCAGGCCGCCCGGCCCTCGAACGCCGAGACCCCCGCGTGCCAGGCACGGCGCGTGAACGGCACGAACTGCCGCAGCTCGCCGTCGCGGCGGATGAGTAGATGCGAGGCCACGCGCGGATTGGCGATCTGCCGGAAATAAGGGTGCGCCTCCACGGGCAGGCGCCCAAGGAACAGGTGCTCGATCCACGGCCCGCCGAATTCGCCGGGCGGCAGGCTGATGCCGTGGATCACGAGCAGGTCAACCGCGGTGCCGGGCGGGCGGGCATCGCAATGCGGCGAGGGGCTGAAGCGCGCACCTTCAATCAGACCCGCGAGCGGATCCACCCGTCTTGGCCCAACAGGCGCGTTGCCGGTGGGATTACGCATGCCCGCATGTTGCCGGGAATTTGCCAAATGCGCAAAATGCCGGCCTCACCCGCACCAGAAAATCGCATGTCCGCCAACGCCGACTTCGTCCGCCGCGACCTCGCTGTGCTCTGGCACCCCTGCACGCAGATGAAGGACCACGAGTGGCTGCCGCCGATTCCCATCCGCCGCGGTAAGGGGGTATGGCTCGAGGATTTCGAGGGCCGGCGCTATCTCGATGCCATCAGCTCCTGGTGGGTGAATCTCTTCGGCCATGCCAATGCGCGCATCAACGCGGCGCTCGCACAGCAGGCCCAAACGCTGGAGCACGTGATTCTCGCCGGCTTCAGCCACGAAGCCGTGGTGGAACTTTCTGAACGGCTGGTCAAACTCGCGCCGCCCGGATTGACGCGCTGCTTTTACGCCGACAACGGCTCCTCGGCCGTCGAGGTGGCGCTCAAGATGAGTTTCCACTACTGGCGCAATCTCGGCCGGCAGAAAAAAACCCGCTTTATCAACTTGAGCAATAGCTATCACGGCGAAACCCTGGGCGCGCTCGCGGTGGGCGACGAGCCGCTCTACAAACGCACCTACCAGCCGCTACTCATGGATGTCATCACGGTGCCGAGCCCCGATTGCTTCAAGCGCGAGCCCGGTGAAAGCTGGGAAGCGCACACGCGCCGGATGTTTGCGCACATGGAACGCGCGCTCGCCGAACACCACGAGGAAGTTTGCGCGGTGATTCTCGAGCCGCTGGTGCAATGCGCGGGAAATTTCCGCATGTACCATCCGGTGTATCTCAAGCTGCTGCGCGACGCCTGCGACCGCCACGGCGTGCACCTGATCGCGGACGAGATCGCCGTGGGCTTCGGGCGCACCGGCACGCTGTTCGCCTGCGA from Gammaproteobacteria bacterium includes:
- a CDS encoding ATP-binding protein; translated protein: MERCLEIYERIKECGQAAIEEFIAERRSEDLFLDFKRSFDDGNGRRLSNIDRKNLAKAISGFGNSEGGVIVWGVDCSLDVDGADVAHTEVFINNPTRFSSLLQGVSSGCTVPPHSGVENCVIDVGENRGFVVTLIPKSNSAPHQMLPDKKYLIRAGSDFIPVPHDVLAGMFGRRPQPHVFHQYILAIPELRGIELCISFGLAIHNEGPGIASDIFCTCLMQSLPGNDSRMTFQIPDRANWTGSIDFGRQVSLISAPGYRLPPGANAQPLIINFSLTPPFEGVLKISGTVGSGESRRYEFMIERNAHDIQQQYDLFVRKTADDSFAEGEKHDIAMAIVGNNDV
- a CDS encoding cobalamin-binding protein; this encodes MHAAITLSGADGQSLTLAAPATRVVSLAPDLVELVYDAGAGASLVGTSRYSDYPAAAKKLPRIGDAFRFDLERIVALRPDLILAWQGGTPVSAIERLRALRLSVLVIGTRRLADIATNLELIGKATGHEPEAHAAAQAFLAGLGKLRQQYGGRRSVRVFYEISAEPLYTVGGKQIISRMLELCGGRNIFDDVTAPAASVSLEAVLARDPQAVVTGDDPGAVARLKEWQRWPQISAVHTGNLFSISGDLLVRATPRILQGGKQLCEDLEKVRERNKKYPGKSYNQ
- the ampE gene encoding regulatory signaling modulator protein AmpE: MSFLALLVSLLLDLALRHLEHLRGPRWFHAYFESLGFLTQAADFWRAGFGVLVIVLVPTVVTLFIGHLLDHIWGGLGFAFAVLILLLTLGPQDLHAQADEYIAAVRSGNTQRAEELARALLRAKPPAEPAACSEAMTHAVFSEANERLFGILFWFALLGPAGAVLYRSTDFLRRLPSAEPRSTEFIQAVGRLHGVLAWIPAHLAALGYGLAGSFEDALSELKTFYANSTMRFYQLNEDLLACAGLGALRASGRDAGTERLRAALVLVRRTLIIWMVVYALLTLVIWAW
- the ampD gene encoding 1,6-anhydro-N-acetylmuramyl-L-alanine amidase AmpD, giving the protein MRNPTGNAPVGPRRVDPLAGLIEGARFSPSPHCDARPPGTAVDLLVIHGISLPPGEFGGPWIEHLFLGRLPVEAHPYFRQIANPRVASHLLIRRDGELRQFVPFTRRAWHAGVSAFEGRAACNDFSIGIELEGADDVAYTDRQYAELVQVSRALMTAYPGITLARIVGHADIAPGRKTDPGPAFDWLRLRAELA
- a CDS encoding adenosylmethionine--8-amino-7-oxononanoate transaminase; amino-acid sequence: MSANADFVRRDLAVLWHPCTQMKDHEWLPPIPIRRGKGVWLEDFEGRRYLDAISSWWVNLFGHANARINAALAQQAQTLEHVILAGFSHEAVVELSERLVKLAPPGLTRCFYADNGSSAVEVALKMSFHYWRNLGRQKKTRFINLSNSYHGETLGALAVGDEPLYKRTYQPLLMDVITVPSPDCFKREPGESWEAHTRRMFAHMERALAEHHEEVCAVILEPLVQCAGNFRMYHPVYLKLLRDACDRHGVHLIADEIAVGFGRTGTLFACEQAGITPDFLLLSKGLTGGYLPLSVVMTHDKIYQAFYADYAKLTAFLHSHSYTGNALGCRAALATLDIFRDDDVIVKNRALATCMHYAAAPLAAFPQVAEIRQHGMILAIEMVKDKNTRAPYPWQERRGLRVYQHALERGVLLRPMGDVIYFMPPYVITRDEIQLLAQVAAEGIELATREA